The following are encoded together in the Weissella soli genome:
- a CDS encoding glycoside hydrolase family 73 protein translates to MAKQRRKKNLTVFFKRLKKWRPLRFFVYRGKLRRGRFIITVVLVLGLASYLSDIKVNPTSQATNTPTSLALNKLTREQFIQRLAPEAQSIQQRYHLRASISIAQAALESDWGRSELAFRYNNFFGVKAAVGMRSVTLPTKEYVNGQWITVDANFRVYDDFQASMVDHAILLTNGTTDKPQRYQTVIYADSVETAVAGLVSGGYATDPDYAKKLLNIIAVYKLEQYDK, encoded by the coding sequence ATGGCCAAGCAACGGCGCAAAAAAAACCTGACCGTTTTTTTCAAGCGCCTGAAGAAGTGGCGGCCATTGCGTTTCTTTGTCTATCGTGGCAAGTTACGGCGGGGAAGGTTTATAATTACAGTAGTGTTAGTACTGGGATTAGCTAGCTATCTGAGTGATATCAAAGTCAATCCGACATCCCAAGCAACTAATACGCCGACTAGTTTGGCACTGAATAAACTCACGCGTGAGCAGTTTATCCAGCGGCTTGCACCTGAAGCACAATCAATTCAACAACGCTATCATCTCCGGGCGTCCATTTCAATTGCTCAAGCAGCTTTGGAATCTGATTGGGGTCGTTCAGAATTAGCCTTTCGCTACAATAATTTCTTTGGCGTGAAGGCAGCTGTGGGGATGCGCAGTGTGACTTTGCCTACAAAGGAATATGTGAACGGACAATGGATCACAGTGGATGCTAATTTTCGGGTGTATGATGATTTTCAAGCATCAATGGTCGATCACGCAATTTTACTGACCAATGGGACGACCGACAAACCGCAGCGTTATCAGACGGTGATTTACGCTGATTCAGTTGAAACAGCCGTCGCCGGCTTGGTGAGTGGTGGTTATGCCACTGACCCGGACTATGCTAAGAAGTTATTAAATATTATTGCGGTATACAAACTTGAGCAATACGACAAATAG
- the cydC gene encoding thiol reductant ABC exporter subunit CydC: MQNLKKLIRTDSWVIPYLKTYKGLLALIVFLGFMTVFSGGALMFTSGFLISRSAQRPENILMVYVPIVLTRAFGIGRPSFRYAERLVSHNWVLRIVSKFRKRLFQLVEANTKSIYAKTQTGDMLNVLANDLDKIENFYLRLVFPTIIGFVLYLFITVGVGIFNPFVGLYLLILIGMITVLAPLVTLAVNGARDYQKKQLEANMYTRVTDAVMGLEDWILAGRTAELIAQEKQHLSDIWMLTRRQKHFTWWRTFLSELVIGLAALLLLWFADVRFGDTSFGVNWVAAFALAIFPMSDAFISIATGAEELPRYQDSIERLNHYSTDAVQVAEPVQQPTLTQYDIQINALSFAYEDDQNVLTNISLAIPAQQKLAILGQSGAGKTTLLKLLLGDEIPQAGSISIGGVSPAALLANRARYLAVLDQHPYLFASSVANNLRLGNLQATDEELWTALRKVRLTHLVESLPEGLNTPMTEMGQRFSGGEQQRFALARILLQDAPIVILDEPTVGLDPITERAVLEIIFEVLAEKTVIWVTHHLTGIELVDKIIFIENQTIMLSGTLAELMNSSARFNGLLEMDHGALIQE, translated from the coding sequence ATGCAAAATCTTAAAAAGTTAATCCGAACTGACTCCTGGGTCATTCCGTACCTCAAAACCTATAAAGGGTTACTGGCACTCATCGTGTTCCTAGGCTTCATGACGGTTTTTAGCGGCGGGGCATTGATGTTTACATCAGGATTTTTAATTTCAAGATCAGCCCAACGGCCGGAAAATATCTTGATGGTATACGTGCCCATCGTGTTGACCCGTGCGTTTGGTATTGGGCGCCCTAGTTTTCGCTATGCTGAACGGCTGGTCTCACATAACTGGGTACTACGGATTGTCTCAAAATTCCGTAAGCGGCTCTTTCAATTAGTTGAGGCCAATACCAAGTCAATCTATGCCAAGACGCAGACCGGCGATATGTTGAATGTTTTGGCTAATGACTTAGATAAGATTGAAAACTTTTATCTAAGACTCGTTTTTCCGACGATCATTGGCTTTGTCCTATACCTGTTCATTACAGTTGGCGTGGGCATTTTCAATCCTTTTGTCGGTCTTTATTTATTAATTTTAATTGGCATGATTACCGTGCTAGCTCCCCTAGTTACCCTGGCTGTTAACGGTGCCAGAGACTACCAAAAAAAGCAACTTGAGGCCAACATGTATACCCGAGTTACTGATGCGGTCATGGGGCTGGAAGACTGGATTTTAGCAGGACGGACGGCAGAGCTGATCGCCCAAGAAAAGCAACATTTAAGTGATATTTGGATGCTGACACGACGGCAGAAACATTTTACTTGGTGGCGGACTTTCTTAAGTGAACTTGTGATTGGTCTAGCGGCGCTATTGCTGTTGTGGTTTGCAGATGTCCGGTTTGGCGATACGTCATTTGGCGTGAATTGGGTGGCTGCCTTTGCTTTAGCCATTTTCCCCATGAGTGATGCCTTCATAAGTATTGCTACTGGTGCAGAGGAATTGCCACGTTATCAAGATTCCATTGAACGGTTAAATCACTATTCAACTGACGCGGTTCAGGTTGCAGAGCCAGTTCAGCAGCCAACCTTAACCCAATATGATATCCAGATAAACGCGTTGAGCTTTGCTTATGAAGATGATCAAAATGTGTTAACCAATATTTCATTAGCGATTCCAGCCCAGCAGAAGTTGGCAATTCTGGGCCAATCTGGTGCGGGTAAGACAACTTTACTCAAGCTCTTGTTAGGGGATGAAATACCGCAAGCAGGGTCTATTTCAATTGGTGGTGTGTCGCCGGCAGCATTGTTGGCTAATCGTGCACGGTATCTAGCTGTTTTGGATCAACATCCATACCTTTTTGCTAGTTCGGTCGCAAATAACCTACGGTTAGGCAATTTACAAGCCACGGATGAAGAATTATGGACAGCATTGCGAAAAGTACGCTTAACGCATCTGGTTGAAAGCTTACCTGAGGGTTTGAATACACCAATGACAGAAATGGGTCAACGCTTTTCAGGTGGTGAACAACAACGGTTTGCCTTAGCCCGAATCTTACTGCAAGATGCCCCAATCGTTATTCTGGATGAGCCCACGGTTGGGCTTGATCCGATTACAGAACGGGCGGTGTTAGAAATTATTTTTGAAGTGCTTGCAGAAAAAACAGTGATTTGGGTCACACATCACTTAACAGGAATTGAATTAGTTGATAAGATTATATTTATCGAAAATCAAACGATTATGTTATCTGGTACTTTAGCTGAGTTAATGAATTCATCTGCACGATTTAACGGACTACTAGAAATGGATCATGGTGCATTAATTCAAGAATAG
- a CDS encoding type II secretion system F family protein, translated as MWKRKRWSRRIQVQFFETLGDLIDSGYGLKEALAVLEKIVPKQQGDIQAISVQLNQGSTMASAIQPYVSKVILMQLSLVQLHGNLKGVLSEIGKHEYERSQQIQQCQGLLVYPAILLTMVVGMGIFMARFLMPQMVSLTGEPTVKHHLSTMEMGVIVLGASVSVVIIGLAIRYMVRLSVFERFLWLMKIPGISRGLQSLMGYYICLHLGLLLQSGVSMSTVVQRLAGINQRTLVGNLASKAQNALEGGHDVCGFVRNMPLLPNECEVLFQVGKPQEAVGRDMERLSRHKLDEFNRLVQRGLTMIQPVAFCIIGGLVIYMYAKMLLPMYSSMGKVESW; from the coding sequence GTGTGGAAGCGTAAACGGTGGTCACGAAGAATACAAGTGCAGTTTTTTGAAACATTAGGTGATTTAATTGATAGTGGTTATGGCCTGAAGGAAGCGTTAGCGGTACTAGAAAAAATTGTGCCAAAGCAGCAAGGCGATATTCAAGCCATCTCAGTACAGCTTAACCAGGGAAGTACAATGGCTAGTGCCATACAGCCATATGTCTCAAAAGTTATTTTGATGCAACTGAGCTTGGTTCAATTGCATGGTAATTTAAAAGGGGTCTTGAGCGAAATTGGTAAGCATGAATATGAACGGTCACAACAGATTCAACAATGCCAAGGCCTATTGGTTTATCCAGCCATTTTACTAACCATGGTGGTTGGCATGGGCATCTTTATGGCGCGTTTTTTGATGCCACAAATGGTTTCTTTAACGGGAGAGCCAACCGTCAAACACCACCTGTCCACCATGGAAATGGGTGTCATTGTACTTGGGGCCAGTGTAAGTGTCGTCATTATTGGGTTAGCGATACGCTACATGGTCAGGTTGAGCGTTTTTGAACGGTTTTTGTGGCTGATGAAAATTCCAGGTATTAGTCGCGGCCTACAAAGTCTCATGGGGTATTACATCTGTTTGCACCTAGGGTTGTTGTTACAGTCTGGGGTAAGTATGTCTACAGTTGTTCAAAGATTAGCTGGTATCAATCAGCGCACCCTCGTGGGCAACCTAGCGAGCAAGGCGCAAAATGCCTTAGAAGGTGGTCATGATGTCTGTGGTTTTGTCCGTAACATGCCATTATTGCCGAATGAATGCGAAGTCTTGTTTCAGGTAGGCAAACCGCAAGAAGCGGTTGGCCGTGATATGGAACGGTTATCACGGCATAAATTAGATGAATTTAACCGACTGGTGCAGCGTGGCTTAACGATGATTCAACCGGTGGCGTTTTGTATTATTGGTGGATTAGTGATTTATATGTACGCAAAGATGTTGTTACCGATGTATAGCAGTATGGGGAAAGTTGAATCATGGTAA
- the cydB gene encoding cytochrome d ubiquinol oxidase subunit II, with the protein MTNLQLLWFVLEAVLFAGFFFLEGFDFGVGMAFKSVAKNEEDVEALYQSIGPHWDGNEVWLITAGGAMFAAIPFWYASLFSGFYLVLLFILMGLIYRGVSFEFREHMLTSKYRNLWTTVTAVTSLLLPFMFGILFSDVVKGMPIDAAGDVSATFFDYINPFSLIGGIALALLSYLHGLNYLKLKIEKSAMHDTVERQVKVLYPVLLVGEVAFAVGLYFYTDFFQTKFLLTLALLALIVVLSLIGWFAALKDKQVTAFISVGLTIVSLVTLLFVGLFPRVMVANNPVHSILLKNATSSAYTLGWMSIIALTVVPMVLAYQIWSFWVFSKRIKVGEEH; encoded by the coding sequence ATGACTAACTTACAACTTTTATGGTTTGTGCTTGAAGCTGTCTTGTTCGCAGGATTTTTCTTCCTAGAAGGCTTTGACTTTGGGGTTGGTATGGCATTTAAGTCAGTGGCCAAGAATGAAGAAGATGTTGAAGCCTTATATCAGTCAATCGGTCCCCACTGGGATGGTAACGAGGTATGGTTGATTACAGCGGGTGGTGCCATGTTCGCGGCAATTCCATTCTGGTATGCTTCGTTGTTCTCAGGTTTCTATCTGGTGTTGCTATTTATTTTGATGGGCCTGATTTACCGTGGGGTGTCCTTTGAATTTCGTGAGCACATGTTGACTTCGAAGTATCGTAATTTGTGGACCACGGTGACGGCGGTAACCTCATTATTGTTGCCCTTCATGTTTGGGATCCTCTTCTCAGATGTTGTTAAGGGCATGCCAATTGATGCGGCTGGCGATGTGAGTGCCACATTCTTCGACTACATTAATCCATTTTCATTGATTGGTGGTATTGCATTAGCATTGTTATCATACTTACATGGGTTAAACTACTTGAAGTTGAAGATTGAAAAAAGTGCCATGCACGACACAGTTGAACGGCAAGTGAAAGTATTGTATCCCGTATTGTTAGTTGGTGAGGTCGCATTTGCGGTGGGCTTGTATTTCTACACGGACTTCTTCCAAACTAAATTCTTACTGACATTGGCCTTGTTGGCGCTCATTGTGGTCCTATCATTGATTGGATGGTTCGCCGCCCTCAAAGATAAACAGGTAACTGCATTTATCTCAGTCGGGTTGACAATCGTTTCATTGGTGACGCTCTTATTCGTTGGGTTGTTCCCACGGGTCATGGTCGCCAACAATCCAGTTCACAGTATTTTACTTAAAAATGCAACTTCGTCAGCCTATACATTAGGTTGGATGTCGATTATTGCATTAACAGTGGTCCCAATGGTTTTGGCTTATCAAATCTGGAGTTTCTGGGTATTTAGTAAGCGTATCAAAGTTGGTGAAGAACACTAA
- the cydD gene encoding thiol reductant ABC exporter subunit CydD, whose protein sequence is MLDKRIFKFSGARQVLVWLTLLAGIQGFAIIGQGRFLSRTIVALWQGKPFATITNLIIIFALAYVVRQLMTVAKEYVLTPFADRVTQQLQQALLTKYTTLGPQVIASEGTGKSVTLLLEGLTKVHDYISLVLIKTVDMMVIPWIILAYLYTIHWEQATFLLFIYPVIVLFMIILGLAAQGKADREYETFNQLSNHFIDSMRGLTTLKQLGLSKKYADNIFEVSEQHRVAVVNTLKIAILSTFALDFFTTLSIAIVAVFLGLSLLDGQISLLPALTMLVLAPEYFLPIRNFANDYHATLNGKNSLADILNLLDQTTIAPTSQIALPAGWQQQDQLTLQDVNFTYGNAAHATLADINLSVKGYQKVALIGESGSGKSTLLNLLGGFNVGSGSIQINQAPVAHLRDQGWQINVMTLPQKPYIFHATLRDNLCFYSQTATDDQLVQALQTVGLMTWFEQLPSRLDTIIGEGALQVSGGQAQRLGLARILLDDQRRILLLDEPTAHLDIETEALLKEKMLPLFEHKLVFFATHRLHWLKQMDWIVVMRQGKIVEQGTLSDLYAHDSYFVELEKAMRGVTDAKS, encoded by the coding sequence ATGTTGGATAAACGTATTTTTAAATTTTCAGGGGCGCGGCAAGTCTTGGTCTGGTTGACCCTGCTGGCTGGTATCCAGGGATTCGCCATTATTGGTCAAGGACGTTTTTTGAGCCGGACGATTGTTGCATTATGGCAGGGTAAACCCTTTGCAACTATCACTAATCTCATCATTATTTTTGCTTTGGCATATGTCGTACGTCAGTTGATGACGGTGGCCAAAGAATATGTACTCACGCCGTTTGCTGACCGCGTCACGCAACAACTACAACAGGCGTTGCTGACAAAATATACCACTCTTGGACCACAAGTCATTGCGAGCGAGGGAACTGGTAAGTCGGTGACCTTGCTATTAGAAGGTCTTACTAAGGTCCATGATTATATCAGTTTGGTCTTAATTAAGACGGTGGATATGATGGTGATTCCATGGATTATTTTGGCCTATCTCTATACGATTCACTGGGAGCAGGCTACCTTTCTATTGTTTATTTATCCAGTGATTGTCTTATTCATGATTATTTTGGGGTTAGCAGCACAAGGTAAGGCTGATCGTGAATACGAAACGTTTAATCAGCTTTCCAATCACTTTATTGATTCAATGCGTGGTTTGACAACCTTAAAACAATTAGGATTATCCAAAAAATATGCTGATAATATTTTTGAGGTGAGTGAGCAGCATCGTGTCGCGGTCGTCAATACTTTAAAAATTGCGATTCTATCGACTTTTGCGCTAGACTTTTTTACAACGTTATCAATTGCCATTGTCGCCGTGTTCTTAGGTTTATCATTATTAGATGGCCAAATTAGTTTATTACCGGCCCTAACGATGTTAGTGTTAGCACCCGAGTATTTTTTGCCAATTCGTAATTTTGCCAATGATTACCATGCGACACTGAATGGTAAAAATTCATTGGCCGATATCTTAAATTTATTGGACCAAACAACGATTGCTCCCACGAGTCAGATTGCTTTACCAGCGGGTTGGCAGCAACAGGACCAGTTGACGTTGCAGGATGTCAATTTCACGTATGGAAATGCAGCCCACGCCACATTGGCAGATATTAATCTTAGCGTTAAGGGCTACCAAAAAGTAGCATTAATTGGGGAATCTGGTTCCGGCAAGTCAACGTTGTTGAACTTACTGGGAGGCTTTAATGTTGGTTCAGGATCAATTCAAATTAATCAAGCGCCCGTGGCTCATTTGCGAGACCAAGGGTGGCAAATCAATGTCATGACATTACCGCAAAAACCGTATATTTTTCATGCGACATTGCGGGATAACCTTTGTTTCTATTCACAAACTGCCACCGACGACCAATTAGTGCAAGCCCTGCAAACGGTGGGCCTAATGACGTGGTTTGAACAATTGCCAAGCCGGTTAGATACGATCATCGGTGAAGGAGCTTTGCAAGTCTCTGGTGGCCAGGCGCAACGTTTAGGCTTAGCGCGCATTTTATTGGATGACCAACGGCGCATTTTACTCCTAGATGAACCAACGGCACATCTAGATATTGAAACGGAAGCCTTGCTTAAGGAGAAAATGTTACCATTGTTTGAGCATAAATTAGTGTTCTTTGCCACGCATCGGTTGCATTGGTTGAAACAAATGGACTGGATTGTGGTGATGCGCCAAGGGAAGATTGTTGAACAAGGCACTTTAAGTGACTTGTATGCCCACGATAGTTACTTTGTTGAATTAGAGAAAGCCATGCGAGGTGTGACGGATGCAAAATCTTAA
- a CDS encoding NCS2 family permease → MLERFFKLSENHTTARTEVIAGLTTFVAMAYIIFLNPAVLSMTGMPSQGVFLATILTAVIGTLIMGLFANLPYALAPSIGMQAMFTYTIVFGLGFTWQQALGMVFLVGLVDVIITLTKVRSMIVKGIPDQLKHAIAAGIGLFIAYIGLKNAGFLNFLIDPDNIISLNNQAFHGQGAAKISSMVGNGGVTPEIATFNTPAVVLALISLVILVLLVVFQVRGAFLIAVIATTLIGIPMGVTSTHIEWSSSFNAMFTDFGQIFGQALGKDGLWSMFTTPKNILVVILTVFSMGLSGLFDAIGTFIGTGLTTGIFSEADQKEFYEGKGFKSKMDRGLVADTFATMFAGILGTSNTTTFIESASGIKAGGRTGLTSVVVALGFLVSIIFAPFVNVIPSAATAPILVIVGIMMMGEFKQINWDDIEIAIPAFFTSAFMAFSYSISYGIAAGFIFFIVIKAAKRKFNEISPILWVVTLFFLLNFIILAIG, encoded by the coding sequence ATGTTAGAGCGTTTTTTTAAGTTGTCAGAGAACCATACGACAGCGCGTACGGAAGTCATTGCTGGGCTAACAACCTTCGTTGCAATGGCTTACATTATCTTCCTCAACCCAGCCGTGCTATCGATGACGGGAATGCCTTCACAAGGGGTCTTCCTAGCAACGATCTTGACGGCGGTCATTGGTACGTTGATTATGGGGTTGTTTGCTAATTTGCCATATGCATTAGCACCTTCAATTGGTATGCAAGCGATGTTCACTTACACGATTGTTTTTGGACTTGGCTTTACATGGCAACAAGCCTTGGGAATGGTTTTCTTGGTTGGCTTGGTTGATGTCATTATCACTTTGACTAAGGTGCGTTCAATGATTGTGAAGGGGATTCCTGATCAATTGAAGCATGCCATTGCAGCGGGTATCGGATTGTTCATTGCTTATATCGGTTTGAAAAATGCCGGTTTCTTGAATTTTTTGATTGATCCAGACAACATCATCTCATTGAATAACCAAGCCTTTCATGGGCAAGGGGCCGCAAAGATTTCAAGTATGGTTGGTAATGGTGGGGTAACACCTGAAATTGCAACTTTCAACACACCAGCTGTTGTCTTGGCTTTGATTAGTCTCGTTATCTTGGTCTTGTTGGTGGTTTTCCAAGTGCGGGGTGCTTTCTTGATTGCCGTCATCGCGACAACGTTGATTGGGATTCCCATGGGAGTGACAAGCACGCATATTGAGTGGAGTTCATCATTCAATGCCATGTTTACTGATTTTGGTCAGATTTTTGGGCAAGCCTTGGGTAAGGATGGCCTGTGGTCAATGTTTACCACACCTAAGAATATCCTGGTCGTGATTTTGACAGTCTTCTCAATGGGACTTTCAGGCTTGTTTGATGCCATTGGTACATTTATTGGTACTGGTTTGACCACTGGTATTTTCTCAGAAGCTGATCAAAAAGAGTTTTATGAAGGTAAGGGCTTTAAGTCAAAGATGGATCGTGGTTTGGTTGCAGATACTTTCGCAACGATGTTTGCTGGTATCTTGGGTACTTCAAACACAACCACGTTTATCGAATCGGCCTCAGGAATCAAGGCCGGTGGTCGTACTGGATTAACTTCAGTTGTGGTTGCGCTAGGGTTCTTAGTTTCAATCATCTTTGCACCATTTGTGAATGTCATTCCATCTGCCGCTACCGCACCGATTTTGGTTATTGTAGGTATCATGATGATGGGTGAATTTAAGCAAATTAACTGGGATGACATTGAAATTGCGATTCCAGCATTCTTTACTTCAGCCTTCATGGCGTTTTCATACTCAATTTCGTATGGTATCGCAGCTGGCTTTATCTTCTTCATTGTCATTAAGGCCGCTAAGCGGAAATTTAATGAGATCAGTCCAATTCTTTGGGTAGTGACATTGTTCTTCTTGTTGAACTTTATCATTTTAGCCATCGGTTAA
- the comGA gene encoding competence type IV pilus ATPase ComGA, translating to MAVVKQFDELVKICVAANASDLYVLPTQLGFVVRYVAGTKLHHLKDVSLQEGNHLIQHVKYRSEMDISDARRPQLGRMRYVIDQRVVHCRISSVGDFLNRQSLVVRFIYEAQDITLRWTDEGAVERFYQTVISHNGLILLSGAMGSGKTTTMYYVAQKVAHHKFVLTIEDPVEIATDRFLQLQVNDFAGMSYASLLKLALRHHPDIMIVGEIRDADTARIVVEAALSGHLIISTVHATSMVGIWYRMLSFGIDPEVLKHVLSGIGNQSIRADDAGSLVDFRFLTKVAIEEMIDRVEA from the coding sequence ATGGCAGTCGTAAAACAATTTGATGAGTTGGTTAAAATTTGTGTTGCAGCGAATGCGAGCGATTTGTATGTATTACCTACGCAATTAGGCTTTGTTGTCAGGTATGTCGCGGGGACAAAATTACATCATTTAAAAGATGTGTCACTCCAGGAAGGGAATCACTTAATCCAGCATGTCAAGTATCGTAGTGAGATGGATATCTCCGATGCACGACGACCACAGTTAGGAAGGATGCGGTATGTGATCGACCAACGCGTTGTGCATTGTCGGATCTCATCTGTTGGTGACTTTTTAAATCGACAGTCCTTAGTCGTTCGTTTTATTTATGAAGCACAAGATATTACACTCAGATGGACTGACGAAGGGGCCGTGGAACGGTTTTACCAAACGGTCATTTCACATAATGGGTTGATCTTGTTAAGCGGAGCGATGGGGTCTGGTAAGACAACAACAATGTACTATGTCGCGCAAAAAGTTGCGCATCATAAATTTGTGTTGACCATTGAAGATCCAGTAGAGATTGCGACTGATCGATTTCTACAATTGCAAGTGAATGATTTTGCAGGTATGTCCTATGCCAGTCTGTTAAAACTAGCACTGCGACATCACCCAGATATCATGATTGTGGGTGAAATCCGTGATGCAGATACGGCGCGCATTGTGGTTGAGGCGGCCTTGAGCGGTCACCTCATTATCAGTACCGTGCATGCCACCTCAATGGTGGGGATTTGGTATCGTATGTTGTCGTTTGGGATTGATCCGGAGGTATTGAAACATGTCTTGTCCGGGATCGGTAACCAATCAATCCGGGCAGATGACGCGGGTAGTTTAGTAGATTTTCGGTTTCTAACAAAAGTAGCGATTGAGGAGATGATTGATCGTGTGGAAGCGTAA
- a CDS encoding ATP-grasp domain-containing protein translates to MSLELLPGSVIGILGDRSSSHYLIQTAHNLGYTVATYTDKIEPITPSEADYQFHGADEWATFVGISSVITYANTWLTLEMIQKIADLSLPQGINLLEMTDDHAISRAFLEASSVNILPYALATSLEEISINAHQLGYPVVVKPIFKHGPHSSRVILRGEYDLGLVAPLIDGGTILVESWLDDVTELIVTAVRDAQGEVVIYPINYRKSVDQLAPVLWSSTDQLSADVVEAVNDTVAQIGQNIASVGAYTVAFLYSDTGNLYVRDVLAGLDDNTVLYSTTANISVYENHLRALVGQALAPVREVQQAILLPFNSAQIDKIQNHWHIKPEWRVFYHPGNQSGYVVSSGRSMDELWNQLLIAGVWDISTLQP, encoded by the coding sequence ATGAGTTTAGAATTATTACCAGGCAGTGTTATTGGAATTTTAGGTGATCGTAGTAGTAGTCACTATTTGATTCAGACTGCTCACAACTTGGGCTATACCGTAGCCACATATACCGATAAAATTGAGCCAATCACGCCAAGTGAGGCGGATTATCAATTTCATGGTGCTGATGAGTGGGCAACTTTTGTTGGCATTTCGAGTGTCATTACCTACGCGAATACATGGCTGACTTTAGAGATGATCCAAAAAATAGCTGACTTGTCGTTGCCACAAGGGATCAATTTGTTGGAAATGACCGATGATCATGCCATTTCAAGAGCCTTCTTAGAAGCCAGCAGTGTCAACATTTTGCCATATGCATTAGCTACTTCATTAGAAGAGATTTCGATCAATGCGCATCAGTTAGGTTATCCGGTGGTTGTGAAGCCGATTTTTAAACATGGGCCCCATTCATCGCGGGTGATCTTGCGTGGCGAATATGATTTAGGCCTGGTTGCACCATTGATTGATGGGGGCACCATCCTAGTCGAGAGTTGGCTAGATGATGTAACCGAGTTAATCGTCACTGCGGTGCGCGATGCCCAGGGTGAAGTTGTGATTTATCCCATCAATTATCGCAAATCAGTCGATCAGCTCGCGCCGGTGCTGTGGTCTAGTACGGACCAATTATCGGCAGATGTGGTCGAGGCAGTCAATGATACCGTCGCGCAAATTGGTCAAAATATTGCGTCTGTCGGCGCTTATACCGTCGCTTTTTTGTATAGCGATACCGGTAATCTTTATGTGCGGGATGTCTTGGCAGGCTTGGATGATAACACGGTGCTCTATTCGACAACCGCGAATATTTCAGTTTATGAAAATCATCTGCGGGCGCTAGTGGGGCAGGCTTTAGCGCCAGTCCGTGAAGTCCAACAAGCCATTCTATTGCCATTCAATAGTGCACAAATTGACAAGATTCAAAACCACTGGCACATCAAACCTGAGTGGCGTGTCTTTTATCACCCAGGAAACCAATCAGGGTATGTGGTAAGCAGTGGTCGTTCAATGGATGAGCTATGGAATCAATTATTGATAGCCGGTGTTTGGGACATCTCAACGTTGCAACCCTAA